The Clostridium septicum genome contains a region encoding:
- a CDS encoding YbaN family protein: MNKVKRGIYVAIGLICVVLGSIGVIIPILPTTPFLLLASFCFVRGSERFDKWFKGTKLYKKHLESFVNSRSMTLKTKITILLFADTMIAFPLIIVDSITVKVILSLVILFKFYYFIFRIKTIKPTTINS, translated from the coding sequence ATGAATAAAGTAAAAAGAGGAATTTATGTAGCTATAGGTCTAATTTGTGTTGTTCTTGGATCAATAGGTGTAATAATTCCAATTTTACCTACAACACCATTCTTACTTTTAGCATCTTTCTGTTTTGTTAGAGGATCAGAGAGATTTGATAAATGGTTTAAAGGAACTAAGCTTTATAAGAAGCATTTAGAAAGTTTTGTAAACAGCAGGAGTATGACATTAAAAACTAAGATAACAATTTTATTATTTGCAGATACAATGATTGCATTTCCTCTTATAATAGTGGATAGTATAACTGTAAAGGTAATATTAAGTTTAGTCATATTATTTAAATTTTATTATTTTATATTTAGAATTAAAACAATTAAGCCAACTACTATTAATAGTTAG
- a CDS encoding ABC transporter ATP-binding protein, giving the protein MERQSGFKIMKRLIKELKPLTPVMIITITMGVLGFLSAIAIATFGAISIGSIIDNRNFISFNGAITVMLVAAVLRGLLRYCEQLSGHYIAFKILVILRDKIFTVLRRLAPAKLESKEKGNLISLITSDIELLEVFYAHTIAPIAIAIITNTIISIILYLINPIFGIVSAIFFLIVGFVIPYKSSSMVKGDGVEYRNVFGESNSYILDSLRGLKEILLFNSGKERLDKINSNSIKLNDSLYKIKRHEGIIRAITDLVIMLAILTFVAIGFSLYINTYITFTTMIVAIVIIASSFGPVVALSNLSNNLLHTFACAERIFKLLDEEPEVEEVLGDGELLVSKIDYRDVSFSYKGRKESIFNNINLEIKKGDKIALIGDSGIGKSTFVKLLMRFFDVNKGEININGENIKNIKTKAIRNSQTLVSQETYLFNETIEDNIKIGNIKATREEVIEAAKKASIHDFIETLPNGYDTKAGELGSNLSSGEKQRIGLARAFLNNGQVLILDEPTSNLDTLNEGEILKAIKENCSDKTIVLISHRKSTTTICNRTFKVLNKKLIEEV; this is encoded by the coding sequence TTGGAGAGACAATCAGGATTTAAAATAATGAAAAGATTAATTAAGGAACTAAAGCCATTAACACCGGTTATGATTATAACAATAACTATGGGAGTATTAGGGTTCTTATCTGCAATTGCAATAGCTACTTTTGGAGCAATTTCCATTGGAAGCATAATAGATAATAGGAATTTTATATCATTTAATGGGGCTATAACAGTAATGCTTGTAGCAGCAGTTCTTAGAGGGCTACTTAGATACTGTGAGCAGCTTTCAGGGCATTATATAGCTTTTAAGATATTAGTTATACTTAGAGATAAAATCTTTACAGTTTTAAGGAGATTAGCTCCAGCTAAATTAGAAAGTAAAGAAAAGGGGAATTTAATCTCACTTATAACTTCAGATATAGAGCTATTAGAAGTTTTTTATGCACATACAATAGCACCTATTGCTATTGCAATAATAACAAATACAATAATAAGTATAATATTATATTTAATAAATCCTATATTTGGAATAGTATCAGCTATTTTCTTCTTAATAGTTGGGTTTGTTATACCATATAAATCTTCATCTATGGTTAAAGGGGATGGGGTAGAATATAGAAATGTATTTGGGGAAAGTAATTCCTATATATTAGATTCTTTAAGAGGATTAAAGGAAATATTATTATTTAATAGTGGAAAAGAAAGATTAGATAAAATTAATTCTAATTCAATTAAACTAAACGATAGTTTATATAAAATAAAGAGACATGAGGGAATTATAAGAGCAATAACAGATTTAGTTATAATGTTAGCAATACTTACTTTTGTAGCAATAGGATTTTCATTATATATAAACACTTATATTACATTTACAACAATGATTGTAGCAATAGTAATAATAGCATCATCTTTTGGTCCAGTTGTAGCTTTAAGTAATCTTTCTAATAATTTACTTCATACATTTGCTTGTGCAGAGAGAATATTTAAGCTTCTAGATGAAGAGCCAGAAGTAGAAGAAGTACTAGGTGATGGTGAACTTTTAGTTTCTAAAATAGATTATAGAGATGTAAGTTTTTCTTATAAGGGAAGAAAAGAATCTATATTTAATAATATAAATTTAGAAATTAAAAAAGGAGATAAAATTGCTTTAATAGGTGATAGTGGAATAGGGAAAAGTACATTTGTAAAACTTCTTATGAGGTTCTTTGATGTTAATAAAGGTGAAATTAATATTAATGGTGAAAATATAAAGAACATAAAAACAAAGGCTATAAGAAACAGTCAAACTTTAGTAAGTCAAGAAACATATCTTTTTAATGAAACAATAGAGGATAATATAAAAATTGGTAATATTAAAGCAACTAGAGAGGAAGTTATAGAAGCGGCTAAAAAAGCATCTATACATGATTTTATAGAAACATTACCAAATGGATATGATACTAAAGCAGGGGAGTTAGGAAGCAATTTATCATCAGGTGAAAAACAGAGGATAGGTTTAGCAAGAGCATTTTTAAATAATGGACAAGTACTTATATTAGATGAACCAACAAGTAATTTAGATACATTAAATGAAGGTGAGATACTAAAAGCTATAAAAGAAAATTGTAGTGATAAGACAATAGTATTGATTTCTCATAGAAAATCTACTACAACTATATGTAATAGAACATTTAAGGTTTTAAATAAGAAATTAATTGAAGAAGTATAA
- a CDS encoding nitrous oxide-stimulated promoter family protein — MNRIEKEKDVVELMIKLYCRKKHNCRGELCKECKELLEYAHKRLDLCRFGNSKTSCSKCKIHCYKKDMKINIKEVMRFSGPRLIIYEPYEFIRHIFK; from the coding sequence ATGAATAGGATAGAAAAAGAAAAAGATGTTGTTGAACTTATGATTAAGCTTTATTGTAGGAAAAAGCATAATTGTAGAGGGGAACTTTGTAAAGAATGTAAAGAACTTTTAGAGTATGCACATAAAAGATTGGATTTATGTAGATTTGGTAACAGTAAAACATCTTGTAGTAAATGTAAGATACATTGTTATAAGAAAGATATGAAAATCAATATAAAAGAAGTAATGAGATTTTCAGGACCTAGACTTATTATTTATGAACCATATGAATTTATAAGACATATTTTCAAATAA
- a CDS encoding ABC transporter ATP-binding protein/permease: MMINKRLINLCNESKKYVALTVLVSWISILCNILIILLIGKFINRIYLGEELVVTSASKIISDLSQFKMGENLTLLGTIGIIIILLIIRYVSNLFYGKFSYLASANARVTLRELIYKKLLKLGTSYNEVESTSSLVQFTVEGVEALEVYFGKYLPQFFYSMLAPITLFVVLSFISFKSAIVFILCVPLIPVSIIAIMKLAKKILKNYWKSYSNLGDTFLENLQGLTTLKVFNRDEERHNKMNDEAEKFRKVTMKVLSMQLNSINIMDLIAFGGAALGTIVALFQFRSGVLLIGDLLIIILLSSEFFIPLRLLGSFFHIAMNGMAASDRIFALLDVEERKKELANGYDEMNDISITLNDVDFSYDGKRKVIENANMEVPNKGLVAIVGESGSGKSTIASLILNSYKVNSGEIKFNNINVDNIPLDTIYSKVSLISTNSYIFNGSILDNLLMANKDATKEEIENALKVSRLYEFIISLKEGLLTNVGEGGSLLSGGQKQRLALARAILANREVMIFDEATSNIDVESEEDIWKAIYDLSKTKTIIVISHRLANVIDADKIYVMKKGHIVESGTHEELYDSKKLYYNMINKQRELEEIRVVM, from the coding sequence ATGATGATAAATAAGAGGCTCATAAATTTATGTAATGAGTCTAAAAAATATGTAGCATTAACTGTATTAGTTAGTTGGATATCAATTTTATGCAATATTTTAATTATATTATTAATAGGAAAATTTATTAATAGAATATACTTAGGTGAAGAATTAGTTGTCACTTCAGCTAGTAAGATTATCAGTGATTTATCTCAGTTTAAAATGGGGGAAAATTTAACTTTATTAGGAACAATAGGAATAATAATTATACTTTTAATAATTAGATACGTAAGTAATTTGTTTTATGGTAAGTTTTCTTATTTAGCTTCAGCAAATGCAAGAGTGACATTAAGAGAGCTTATATACAAGAAACTGCTTAAATTAGGGACTAGCTATAATGAAGTAGAATCTACATCTTCTTTAGTACAATTTACGGTAGAAGGCGTAGAGGCTTTAGAAGTTTATTTTGGTAAGTATCTTCCTCAATTTTTTTATTCAATGTTAGCACCTATAACTTTATTCGTAGTGTTATCTTTTATATCATTTAAATCAGCAATAGTATTTATATTATGTGTTCCATTAATTCCAGTATCAATAATAGCAATAATGAAGTTGGCAAAAAAAATATTGAAAAATTATTGGAAAAGTTATTCTAATTTAGGAGACACATTTTTAGAAAATCTTCAAGGGCTTACTACATTAAAGGTATTTAATAGAGATGAAGAAAGACATAATAAGATGAATGATGAGGCTGAAAAGTTTAGAAAAGTTACTATGAAAGTTTTAAGTATGCAGCTTAATTCCATAAATATTATGGATTTAATAGCATTTGGTGGAGCAGCATTAGGAACGATAGTTGCATTATTTCAATTTAGAAGTGGAGTTTTGTTAATAGGTGATTTACTAATAATTATATTGTTATCTTCAGAATTCTTCATACCATTAAGATTATTAGGATCATTTTTCCATATAGCTATGAATGGTATGGCTGCATCAGATAGGATTTTTGCTTTATTAGATGTTGAAGAGAGAAAAAAAGAATTAGCTAATGGGTATGATGAAATGAATGATATTTCAATAACTTTAAATGATGTAGATTTTAGCTACGATGGCAAGAGAAAAGTTATTGAAAATGCAAATATGGAAGTTCCAAATAAAGGCTTAGTAGCTATTGTTGGGGAAAGTGGAAGTGGTAAAAGTACTATAGCTTCTCTTATTTTAAATTCTTATAAAGTAAATAGTGGTGAAATAAAGTTTAATAATATAAATGTAGATAATATACCATTAGATACTATATATAGTAAAGTTTCGTTAATATCAACAAATAGTTATATATTTAATGGAAGTATATTAGATAATTTATTAATGGCAAATAAAGATGCTACTAAAGAAGAGATAGAAAATGCACTTAAAGTATCAAGATTATATGAATTTATAATTTCTTTAAAGGAAGGTTTATTAACTAATGTTGGTGAAGGGGGAAGTCTTCTATCTGGAGGACAAAAACAAAGACTAGCTTTGGCTAGAGCAATACTTGCAAATAGAGAGGTTATGATTTTTGATGAAGCCACTTCAAATATAGATGTTGAAAGCGAAGAAGATATATGGAAAGCTATATATGATCTTTCAAAAACTAAAACAATAATTGTTATATCTCATAGATTAGCAAATGTAATTGATGCTGATAAAATTTACGTTATGAAAAAAGGACATATTGTAGAATCAGGTACGCATGAAGAATTATATGATTCTAAGAAGCTTTATTATAATATGATAAATAAGCAAAGAGAATTGGAAGAGATAAGGGTGGTGATGTAG